Proteins encoded together in one Bacillota bacterium window:
- the greA gene encoding transcription elongation factor GreA, with translation MSENREVILTEGGLKKVEEELENLKSVQRREVAERIKQAIEFGDISENSEYEDAKNEQAFIEGRIITLEKMLRNAKVIEDTRDTDEVSIGSTVKLKDLEFGDEIEYTIVGSMEAEPDENRISNESPVGKAILGKNKGEIVEVSVPAGSLKYEIIDILS, from the coding sequence ATGAGTGAAAATAGAGAAGTTATTCTTACAGAAGGTGGACTAAAGAAGGTAGAAGAAGAATTGGAAAACCTCAAGTCTGTTCAGCGCAGGGAAGTTGCGGAAAGGATTAAGCAGGCAATTGAGTTTGGCGATATTAGTGAGAACTCCGAATACGAAGATGCAAAGAATGAGCAGGCGTTTATAGAAGGAAGAATAATAACCTTAGAGAAAATGCTTCGGAATGCAAAGGTGATAGAGGATACCCGAGATACGGACGAAGTGTCTATTGGTTCTACGGTCAAACTTAAGGATCTAGAATTCGGTGATGAGATTGAGTATACCATAGTAGGCTCAATGGAGGCTGAACCGGATGAAAATAGAATCTCTAACGAATCACCGGTGGGTAAGGCCATACTAGGGAAGAATAAAGGGGAGATTGTTGAGGTATCTGTCCCTGCAGGATCTCTAAAATATGAAATAATAGACATCCTTTCTTAA
- a CDS encoding shikimate dehydrogenase, with protein MDSFAFIIHPLNVDDVARKFGFVKHMPDSVVERLLRMLPPFKVSEITGVASQYNSVQGWFVSCPLTARQMIDMPQDYVIQKIVQTGKLAEKYGAKVLGLGAFTSVVGDAGVSVEKQLNIPVTTGNSYTVATAIQGTRKAAKMMGHDLNKAKVVVLGATGSIGKVCARLLAKEVKNLTLVARDRSRLEQLAATIMYESGLAVSISSDVKRTLSSAHVVVAVTSAVDSIIGPHDLMPGAVVCDVSRPRNVSKQVFEQRNDVLVIEGGIVKVPGQVKFNFNFGFPPGMAYACMSETMVLALERRYESYTLGRDLSLKQVQDIAGLAEKHGFELAGFRSFERAVTYEEIAKIKANAKIKSELAYA; from the coding sequence ATGGATTCTTTTGCATTTATCATTCACCCGTTGAATGTTGATGATGTGGCCCGTAAGTTCGGCTTTGTAAAGCACATGCCCGATTCCGTGGTAGAAAGGCTTTTGCGAATGCTTCCGCCGTTCAAAGTTTCCGAAATTACCGGGGTTGCGTCGCAGTACAATTCAGTGCAGGGTTGGTTTGTTTCTTGCCCGCTTACTGCAAGACAAATGATTGATATGCCCCAAGACTATGTAATTCAAAAGATTGTTCAAACCGGAAAACTGGCTGAAAAATATGGTGCGAAAGTGCTAGGTCTTGGCGCCTTTACTTCGGTTGTAGGTGATGCCGGGGTTAGTGTGGAAAAACAATTGAATATCCCGGTAACTACAGGTAATAGCTATACGGTAGCAACTGCAATCCAGGGAACGCGTAAAGCCGCTAAAATGATGGGGCACGACTTGAACAAGGCTAAGGTGGTGGTGCTTGGTGCCACCGGTTCTATTGGTAAGGTATGCGCGCGGTTATTGGCTAAAGAGGTAAAGAACCTTACATTGGTTGCCAGGGATCGTTCCCGTTTGGAACAGCTAGCAGCAACCATAATGTATGAAAGTGGTTTAGCTGTAAGCATAAGTTCGGACGTAAAAAGAACACTTAGTAGCGCACATGTAGTCGTAGCGGTAACTAGTGCTGTGGATAGTATAATCGGTCCCCATGATCTTATGCCAGGTGCGGTTGTTTGTGACGTTAGCAGGCCGCGTAATGTTTCTAAACAGGTATTTGAGCAGCGAAATGATGTGCTGGTCATTGAAGGTGGGATTGTAAAGGTACCGGGTCAGGTGAAATTTAATTTTAATTTTGGCTTTCCCCCGGGAATGGCGTACGCCTGCATGTCAGAAACAATGGTCTTAGCGTTAGAGAGAAGATATGAAAGCTATACGCTAGGCAGAGATTTGTCCTTGAAACAAGTACAGGACATTGCCGGCTTGGCTGAAAAACATGGGTTTGAGCTTGCGGGGTTCAGGAGTTTTGAAAGAGCAGTAACTTATGAAGAGATAGCAAAGATAAAGGCAAATGCTAAAATAAAATCTGAACTGGCATATGCTTGA
- a CDS encoding helix-turn-helix domain-containing protein has product MELVRIGEKVVSKQKIDNFITAILKLRQDGYSQNEVAQRLGIDRTLVSRLESLGEIRKGRRIAVIGFPIANKEELKEALVSSGVEFVFLLSEGERWKFVKEKSGLDLFNSVMDIVAVLQSYDHVIVIGSNKRIKIVEAVMVKDIMGFEIGESPIQENKYVDVSKIKNLIENIKD; this is encoded by the coding sequence ATGGAACTCGTTAGAATTGGTGAAAAAGTTGTTAGTAAACAAAAAATAGATAACTTTATAACGGCAATTTTGAAACTTCGGCAGGATGGCTATTCCCAAAACGAGGTTGCTCAGAGGTTAGGCATAGATCGTACCTTGGTAAGTAGATTAGAAAGTTTAGGCGAAATAAGAAAAGGACGACGCATAGCCGTTATAGGCTTTCCTATAGCCAATAAGGAGGAATTGAAAGAAGCTCTGGTTTCTTCAGGGGTGGAATTTGTCTTTTTGTTATCTGAAGGAGAAAGGTGGAAGTTTGTTAAGGAGAAGTCCGGCCTTGACCTTTTTAATTCGGTGATGGACATTGTAGCTGTCCTGCAAAGCTATGATCACGTAATCGTGATCGGCTCTAATAAAAGAATTAAAATAGTAGAAGCTGTTATGGTTAAGGATATTATGGGTTTTGAAATTGGGGAATCCCCAATTCAAGAGAATAAATACGTTGATGTGTCTAAAATAAAGAATTTGATAGAAAATATAAAGGATTAA